From Malassezia restricta chromosome VIII, complete sequence, the proteins below share one genomic window:
- a CDS encoding bromodomain factor 1, protein MEVSQSTQNHDQNRDATQPTNTATDTAAPQERDSTNTAPVTESHAPAPATNAEAQDAQPQSETSAASVPAAAPAQPTEAAPSKEEQPTDAKIEAPTSEQPAQPSQSEQPTDAKVEAPTSEQPAQPSEPEQPKDAEPEKNESQASQQSTSAPQESNPTPAAAPTNAPQDANVNHLETGAQQEDDGLTHQDIAMPHVKYAQNTIRSLKSRREAGAFLQPVDPIALRIPHYTQIIKEPMDLGTIDLKLALTSHRIKLATSTNSSQTRMTDKLKHAIDSKRIDPEKDYYTTVDQFERDVFRVFNNCVRFNGAEHIFSKNAEVLRSVFEKQRKGLATAVAVAEEQNSPEARARRNSSALPTIRRSATGGRPKREIHPPPSRDLPWTEEYMNPASKRAVAARLGRSMENISQREQSYWAKVISDELKFCYRVIDDLLKPAHQDVAWVFYDLPAKDFDWAPAYYSIIKKPIALIPIQRKLKSGGHPDLAAFDADMQLMFRNCFTFNPPDSDVYIMGATLKDVYEAKMQKKPVPPPFPADDDDEDEDDDEDDDDDDEDDDDANAVLVQQLQKQIGELESTLETLESGKNKNPLLITSTRVALNSVQAALAGAMSVTGMSKRKNKKRSASSLDKKSKAGDKKRKSPAAKKPRTSGSSPTSRKRGAGAGSDEDDVRTVTFDQKEELAAKITELSDERLEGAIRIINEDKPPDAQGAEDEEIELDIDELSPQTLYKLYKYVVRPKKKSASSAEIGPNGKPVPASAPIDGRKRGTGGLKKKNLDEDEEAARIARLQQQLQQFNDVSSGAASAPAATSGTSDAHTAGADTATKHDDLVASESSSNEDESESESESDMD, encoded by the coding sequence ATGGAAGTGTCGCAAAGCACACAGAATCATGACCAAAACCGAGATGCTACACAGCCCACGAATACAGCTACGGACACGGCAGCTCCACAGGAACGTGACTCCACGAACACGGCCCCTGTAACCGAGAGCCATGCCCCGGCTCCTGCAACAAATGCCGAGGCCCAGGATGCACAGCCTCAGTCAGAGACATCCGCTGCGTCAGtaccagcagctgctccagcgcAGCCTACTGAAGCCGCTCCGTCTAAAGAAGAGCAACCCACTGACGCAAAAATAGAAGCGCCTACGAGCGAACAGCCTGCTCAGCCTTCTCAGTCGGAGCAGCCCACTGACGCAAAAGTAGAGGCGCCTACGAGCGAACAGCCTGCTCAGCCCTCTGAGCCAGAGCAACCCAAGGATGCGGAACCAGAGAAAAATGAGTCACAGGCTTCTCAGCAGTCTACAAGTGCACCTCAGGAATCCAATCCCActcctgctgcagcgccgacgaATGCACCGCAAGATGCCAACGTGAACCACTTAGAGACTGGCGCCCAGCAAGAGGATGACGGTCTCACTCATCAAGACATTGCCATGCCGCATGTAAAGTATGCCCAAAACACTATTCGGTCGCTCAAGTCGCGACGTGAGGCTGGTGCGTTCCTCCAGCCTGTGGATCCCATTGCATTGCGGATTCCGCATTATACCCAGATCATCAAAGAGCCGATGGATCTTGGAACGATCGATCTAAAGTTGGCCCTAACATCACACCGCATTAAATTGGCCACCTCTACTAACAGTTCTCAAACACGCATGACAGACAAATTGAAGCATGCGATTGACTCCAAGCGTATTGATCCTGAGAAGGACTATTACACGACAGTGGATCAGTTTGAGCGCGATGTATTTCGCGTATTCAACAACTGCGTGCGCTTCAATGGCGCTGAGCATATCTTTTCTAAGAACGCAGAGGTGCTTCGATCTGTCTTTGAGAAACAGCGTAAAGGTCTTGCGACGGCGGTGGCCGTGGCAGAAGAGCAAAATTCTCCTGAGGCCCGAGCACGTCGCAACTCTTCGGCTCTTCCTACGATCCGCCGCTCTGCCACGGGTGGCCGACCCAAGCGCGAGATCCAtccgccgccgtcgcgtGATTTGCCATGGACAGAAGAGTATATGAATCCTGCATCGAAGCGCGCGGTCGCGGCCCGCTTGGGAAGGAGTATGGAAAATATTTCGCAGCGTGAACAGTCGTACTGGGCCAAGGTCATTAGTGACGAACTCAAGTTTTGCTATCGCGTCATCGACGACTTGCTCAAACCGGCACACCAGGACGTCGCTTGGGTGTTTTATGACCTGCCAGCCAAGGATTTTGATTGGGCGCCGGCGTACTATTCGATCATTAAAAAGCCCATCGCCCTGATTCCGATACAGCGCAAGCTCAAGAGTGGTGGCCACCCTGACTTGGCGGCCTTTGATGCAGATATGCAACTCATGTTCCGCAATTGCTTTACCTTCAACCCCCCCGACTCGGACGTATACATTATGGGCGCAACCCTGAAAGATGTATACGAAGCCAAGATGCAAAAGAAGCCTGTCCCACCTCCCTTCCCTGctgatgacgatgatgaggatgaagacgatgatgaggacgacgacgacgacgatgaggatgacgacgatgcgaATGCAGTGCTTGTGCAGCAACTGCAAAAACAGATCGGTGAGCTGGAAAGCACGCTTGAAACGCTGGAGAGCGGCAAGAACAAAAACCCTCTTTTGATTACGAGCACGCGCGTTGCGCTCAACTCGGTCCAGGCTGCGTTGGCTGGTGCCATGAGCGTGACGGGCATGTCGAAGCGCAAgaacaagaagcgcagcgcctcgtctcTCGACAAGAAGAGCAAGGCGGGTGATAAGAAGCGCAAGAGTCCTGCAGCCAAGAAGCCACGCACGAGTGGCTCCTCGCCGACGTCCCGGAAacgtggcgcaggcgccggaTCCGATGaggacgatgtgcgcacTGTGACGTTTGACCAGAAGGAGGAGCTGGCTGCCAAAATCACAGAGCTGTCtgacgagcgcctggaGGGTGCGATTCGCATCATCAATGAGGACAAGCCACCGGATGCGCAGGGCGCAGAAGATGAAGAAATTGAGCTTGATATTGATGAGCTTTCGCCCCAGACGCTGTACAAGCTGTACAAGTATGTCGTTCGTCCTAAGAAGAAGAGCGCCTCTTCCGCTGAGATCGGTCCTAATGGCAAACCTGTGCCTGCCAGTGCGCCTATCGATGGACGTAAGCGTGGCACGGGTGGcttgaagaagaagaacttggacgaggacgaagaagctgcGCGCATTGCGCGCCTACAGCAGCAGTTGCAGCAGTTCAACGATGTGTcgtccggcgccgcctcggcgcccGCTGCTACATCTGGCACATCGGACGCCCATACTGCTGGAGCTGACACGGCCACCAAGCACGATGATCTTGTGGCATCGGAATCATCGTCGAACGAGGACGAGAGTGAGAGCGAGAGTGAAAGCGATATGGACTAG
- a CDS encoding trafficking protein particle complex subunit 6: protein MEFDPPRVSSRDERDDVGTWRANATACALSDIRSHMIDRNCMDLFMMEAALTLQTSAARKARQANDVVALLEAQDPGSHIPPRLSASDEADMAAGRMESLGRHVGANLTEILLRDKPRLPDTLDRVKFVCKELWSVVWNKQIDNLRTNHRGVFVLQDQAFRALMALGQPDAAHVYVSMQLSFASGLLLGALERLGIPCSVQADAEYPPVCSFHVRLMSI from the coding sequence ATGGAGTTTGATCCGCCGCGTGTCAGCTCGCGTGACGAGCGGGACGACGTGGgtacatggcgcgcgaATGCTACGGCATGTGCTCTGTCGGATATTCGGTCACATATGATTGATCGGAATTGCATGGACCTGTTTATGatggaggcggcgctcacACTGCAGACCAGTGCCGCACGCAAGGCACGGCAGGCCAATGATGTCGTGGCGCTCTTGGAGGCACAGGACCCTGGCTCACATATCCCGCCCCGACTGTCGGCATCAGATGAGGCGGATATGGCCGCTGGACGCATGGAGTCGCTGGGCCGGCATGTGGGTGCCAATTTGACCGAGATACTCTTGCGTGACAAGCCGCGCTTGCCTGACACTTTGGACCGCGTCAAATTTGTGTGCAAGGAACTTTGGAGTGTGGTGTGGAACAAGCAAATCGATAATTTGCGCACGAACCACCGCGGCGTGTTTGTGCTTCAAGACCAAGCCTTTCGTGCACTCATGGCCCTCGGACAGCCCGATGCAGCCCATGTCTACGTCTCGATGCAACTGTCCTTCGCGTCAGGActcctgctcggcgcccttgagcgtctcggTATACCATGCTCGGTCCAGGCAGACGCGGAATACCCCCCTGTCTGTTCGTTCCACGTGCGATTAATGTCCATATAG
- a CDS encoding zinc finger protein, C2H2 type, whose protein sequence is MTKKKRASELDAWCWYCDREFEDEKVLIQHQKARHFKCPFCPRRLNTAGGLAVHLGQVHKAEPDRLENTLPGRDSFEIEIYGMVGVPDSDLISWQVRRSERMAQHTSRASHGMPSQSKRPRIEKGPIPADHLRAQLEAHKALMSGATTTSAPPHITQPAISATPPPPPPPPSMPSVSAQGIQAPEAPPTHKPTAQRGEKVRLVYTDTIRCPEENMASLPKYAYVEPVL, encoded by the exons ATGACCAAGAAAAAAAGGGCCTCCGAGTTGGATGCTTGGTGTTGGTACTGCGATCGTGAGTTTGAAGATGAAAAGGTGTTGATTCAGCACCAAAAGGCACGGCATTTCAAGTGCCCATTTTGCCCAAGGCGATTGAATACAGCAGGCGGATTGGCCGTGCATCTCGGCCAAGTGCACAAGGCGGAGCCTGACAG ACTCGAAAATACCCTTCCTGGACGGGACTCATTTGAGATTGAGATTTACGGCATGGTCGGCGTACCAGACAGTGACCTGATTTCTTGGCAGGTGCGCCGAAgtgagcgcatggcccaACATACATCGAGAGCATCACATGGTATGCCATCACAATCTAAGCGTCCCCGCATAGAAAAAGGTCCCATTCCGGCGGATCATTTACGCGCGCAACTGGAGGCACACAAGGCGCTCATGAGTGGCGCGACTACCACGTCTGCGCCTCCTCATATTACGCAGCCGGCCATATCAGCGACGCCCcctccgccgccacctCCGCCTTCCATGCCTTCTGTGTCTGCGCAGGGGATCCAAGCGCCCGAGGCGCCTCCTACGCACAAGCCAACTGCGCAGCGTGGCGAAAAAGTACGTCTCGTATACACGGACACCATTCGTTGTCCTGAAGAGAACATGGCATCTCTGCCAAAGTATGCGTACGTTGAGCCAGTATTGTGA
- a CDS encoding alpha/beta-hydrolase lipase, which produces MESASASLRNSLRGRRRGYESVLGSSSRAPSLLDEGTHDDWNDDDEFEDAVQTRSSYDETDPYAESDGYSEADPYDMNESAYARRDSWHDYDDEWESDFHREEDSELLSHSDGSDPAGVAGIGTRRSGRTAPDSRSRGVYVEHPHTAFEDVAVAEEPDQEPLPFHPDELDPETAKVEDFPAFFHHKVGEYGDFNWFSRFYLEIRQLFMLLLTTIGLSMVMGLAILRYMNPFRKNYPKARVDFEYERRITGERYSERVQYYAEFWGYQCEEYDIITRGGWILKAHRISDPRRPGGRGYPVVLQHGILCTSLFFFTSEERSLGFWLVDQGFDVWSTNIRSNFGAGHTTYKRWDPRFWAWSLIELGDDLVDVVDFVLRETGYRQLAFVGHSQGTGSMFLALEKYKELGTKLSSFTALGPAVYPGKSLNRLPFRVMRMVPSRWAWSLVFGVREFMPPLGIVRQILPKFLFGHMAYIVFGYLFDFHDHNWVDRHKPKVFCATGVLTSSELLYYWLHCFVARGCVFDPRLRRPWFPPTFPPLTIAYGTIDHLVVGKPLIDRLLAYESNVQIVHILELQGYEHMDMVLGCDAFKVVYPKIKDTIVRTIDPEDVPFVEVPRTGRYI; this is translated from the coding sequence ATGGAGTCTGCATCAGCCTCACTACGAAACTCGCTGCGTGGTCGGAGAAGAGGTTATGAATCTGTGCTAGGCTCTTCTTCGCGGGCCCCATCGCTCTTAGATGAGGGCACACACGATGACTGGaacgatgacgacgagttTGAGGATGCAGTTCAAACGCGCAGTTCCTACGACGAGACAGACCCGTATGCAGAAAGTGATGGATACTCAGAAGCTGATCCTTATGATATGAACGAATCTGCTTATGCGCGAAGAGACAGCTGGCATGATTATGACGATGAGTGGGAGAGCGATTTCCATCGAGAGGAAGACTCTGAGCTACTTTCTCACAGCGACGGGTCGGACCCGGCTGGTGTGGCCGGTATAGGCACTCGACGCTCTGGGCGCACCGCGCCGGATAGCCGAAGCCGTGGCGTGTATGTGGAGCATCCGCACACGGCGTTTGAGGATGTGGCGGTGGCCGAGGAGCCGGATCAGGAGCCTCTGCCGTTCCATCCTGATGAGTTGGACCCAGAAACGGCGAAGGTGGAAGATTTCCCGGCATTTTTCCATCATAAAGTGGGTGAGTATGGTGACTTCAATTGGTTTTCTCGCTTCTATCTGGAAATTCGTCAGCTGTTCATGCTTCTGCTGACGACCATCGGTCTCTCTATGGTGATGGGACTGGCGATTCTTCGATACATGAATCCGTTCCGCAAAAACTATcccaaggcgcgcgtggACTTTGAGTATGAGAGGCGCATCACGGGTGAGCGGTACAGTGAACGCGTGCAGTACTACGCCGAGTTTTGGGGCTACCAGTGCGAAGAGTATGACATCATCACGCGTGGTGGCTGGATCCTCAAGGCGCATCGTATTTCAGACCCGCGTCGCCCAGGTGGTCGCGGCTACCctgtcgtgctgcagcacggTATTCTGTGCACGtcgctcttcttcttcacgTCCGAGGAGCGGTCTCTCGGCTTTTGGTTGGTGGACCAGGGCTTTGACGTGTGGAGTACCAACATCCGCTCCAACTTTGGGGCGGGTCATACCACCTACAAGCGCTGGGACCCGCGATTTTGGGCGTGGAGCCTGATCGAACTGGGTGACGACCTGGTGGACGTGGTCGATTTTGTTTTGCGTGAGACGGGATACCGGCAGCTAGCCTTCGTGGGGCACTCCCAAGGCACTGGCAGTATGTTTTTGGCGCTTGAAAAGTACAAGGAGCTGGGCACGAAGCTATCGTCTTTCACGGCGCTCGGGCCGGCTGTATACCCAGGCAAGTCACTGAACCGCCTTCCGTTTCGCGTCATGCGCATGGTGCCGTCCCGCTGGGCATGGTCCCTGGTGTTTGGCGTGCGAGAGTTTATGCCGCCTCTCGGTATCGTGCGGCAAATCTTGCCCAAATTCTTGTTTGGACACATGGCCTACATTGTGTTTGGCTATTTGTTCGACTTTCACGACCACAACTGGGTCGACCGCCACAAGCCCAAGGTGTTTTGCGCGACAGGTGTGCTTACGTCGAGTGAGCTGCTCTACTACTGGCTGCACTGCTtcgtggcgcgtggctgCGTATTCGAtccgcgcctgcgtcggcCTTGGTTCCCGCCGACGTTCCCTCCGCTGACGATCGCGTACGGCACCATCGATCATCTCGTCGTCGGTAAGCCGCTCATTGACCGTCTGCTGGCCTATGAAAGCAATGTGCAGATCGTACATAttctcgagctgcaggGCTACGAGCACATGGACATGGTGCTGGGCTGCGACGCGTTCAAGGTCGTGTACCCGAAGATCAAGGACACCATCGTGCGTACGATCGACCCCGAGGACGTGCCCTTTGTTGAGGTCCCGCGGACGGGTCGTTACATCTAA
- a CDS encoding member of the PUF protein family: protein MIPHPPRSRDSMSSTDPKSASVSATPRGASAVMPSAERIVPAFHEPFLFDDELEATDDSFIRRYNLAAADDDFPLLLKPQETQGLSPHPGQPSPIAPQLSTFSSALDLASLSRMTKRPTHDSMALSPWLHAERLQTPSRDSLSVTSAPPAATAAAAASLLLPHDTPTASMAASFAPPVPDLSMDARPMPGTSPLVSSLPSLGNMGCRVPEPDASRMNGRRAERKRTRAVDEVPRSMRRSDVDLASMQLDELRGDIAQLCRDQFGCRFLQRKLDERIPAQCDLIFAETFPYFAELMTDPFGNYLCQKLLEHCTNAQRDLIVESIGDDLVSISLNMHGTRAVQKTIDFLSTRTQTLVIIQAFAEHVVELIKDLNGNHVIQKCLHRLDAQDNQFIYDSVAAHCVDVATHRHGCCVLQRCIDHASHAQRLQLVREITMYSLTLVQDPFGNYVVQYVLDLNEPAFTAAITHEFLGHVYQLSTQKFSSNVMEKCLRVAEPSMRHKLVAELLDAHRLELLLRDSFANYVVQTCLDYAEPAQRAQLIECIRPILPSIRHTPYGKRIQSKLQRGTNDEPKSRRESRQQGVYRAPTSRPARRSEPVGHEEMVSALDRMHLGTYAAPSGDMALATAATQRPW from the coding sequence ATGATACCCCACCCACCGAGAAGCAGAGATAGCATGAGCTCTACCGATCCGAAGTCTGCGTCGGTGTCGGCGACTCCCCGGGGCGCGTCAGCGGTCATGCCGTCCGCCGAGCGAATCGTGCCGGCCTTTCACGAGCCCTTTCTCTTtgatgacgagctggaGGCGACCGACGACTCGTTCATCCGCAGGTACAACCTTGCTGCTGCAGACGACGATTTTCCTCTTCTGCTGAAACCGCAAGAAACGCAGGGCTTGAGTCCCCATCCCGGACAGCCGTCGCCAATCGCGCCCCAGCTCTCGACATTTTCGAGCGCTCTGGACCTTGCTTCTCTGTCGCGCATGACCAAGCGGCCCACACATGATAGCATGGCACTGTCACCGTGGCTTCATGCAGAGCGACTTCAGACTCCGAGTCGCGACAGTCTCTCGGTCACTTCTGCGCCACCGGCCGCCACGGCGGCTGCGGCTGCCtctcttcttcttccgcATGACACGCCCACAGCGTCCATGGCGGCTTCATTTGCGCCTCCCGTGCCTGACTTGTCGATGGACGCGCGACCGATGCCCGGCACGTCACCGCTGGTTTCGTCGCTACCGTCGCTAGGCAACATGGGGTGCCGCGTGCCAGAGCCAGATGCCAGTCGCATGAatggacgacgtgcggaGCGCAAGCGGACCAGGGCGGTCGATGAGGTGCCCAGGTCGATGCGCCGTTCGGACGTGGACCTCGCCTCGatgcagctcgacgagctgcgtggAGACATTGCGCAGCTGTGCCGCGACCAGTTTGGGTGCCGCTTCTTGCAGCGCAAGTTGGACGAGCGTATACCGGCGCAATGCGATTTGATCTTTGCGGAGACATTTCCGTACTTTGCGGAGCTGATGACGGATCCTTTTGGCAACTACCTGTGCCagaagctgctggagcactGTACCAATGCGCAGCGCGACCTGATTGTGGAATCGATCGGTGACGACCTCGTGAGCATCTCGCTGAACATGCACGGCACACGTGCGGTGCAAAAGACGATCGACTTCTtgtcgacgcgcacgcagaCGCTCGTGATTATTCAGGCGTTTGccgagcacgtcgtggaGCTCATCAAGGACTTGAACGGCAACCATGTCATCCAAAAGTGTCTGCATCGCCTCGACGCACAGGACAACCAGTTTATCTATGATTCTGTGGCTGCGCACTGCGTCGATGTGGCGACACACCGCCATGGGTGCTGTGTCCTGCAGCGGTGCATTGAccatgcatcgcacgctcagcgcctgcagcttGTGCGCGAGATCACCATGTACTCGCTGACGCTTGTGCAAGATCCGTTCGGCAACTATGTTGTGCAGTACGTGCTCGATTTGAACGAACCGGCGTTTACAGCCGCGATCACGCACGAGTTTCTGGGCCATGTATACCAGCTGTCGACGCAAAAATTCAGCTCGAACGTCATGGAAAAGTGCCTGCGTGTGGCGGAGCCGTCCATGCGCCACAAGCTCGTGGctgagctgctcgatgcgcatcGTCTCGAGTTGCTCCTTCGCGACTCGTTCGCCAATTACGTCGTGCAGACGTGCCTCGACTATGCCGAACCCGCTCAGCGTGCGCAACTGATCGAGTGTATTCGCCCGATCCTGCCATCGATCCGACACACGCCGTACGGCAAGCGCATCCAGAGCAAGCtccagcgcggcacgaaTGACGAGCCCAAGTCGCGTCGCGAGTCGCGCCAACAAGGCGTCTACCGTGCGCCGACTTCGCGTccagcgaggcgctcggAGCCTGTGGGCCACGAGGAGATGGTATCGGCTCTCGATCGCATGCATCTCGGCACCTATGCAGCACCATCGGGCGACATGGCCCTGGCCACGGCGGCGACTCAGCGGCCGTGGTGA